In the genome of Phragmites australis chromosome 9, lpPhrAust1.1, whole genome shotgun sequence, the window CCAATTAGTGACCTGAGCTTCTTGCTAGTGCACACTACTTCCGCAGTGATGCGTGCATGTGAAGTTTTGAGCAACAGGTACATCACAGAAAGAAGCTTGGACTAAACAATATGCAGcaaaaacatgcatgcatgcacaggaAAAGGACAAAAATATAGTTTAGTACCTGCAGCGAGTCCCCGACGTTGACGAAGAAGGATTCCGGGTCGGGGGGCACGGGGGCCCACCTGCCGTCCCTGAGCTTGATCTGGAAGCCCGCGGTGCAGTTGGACCAGAGCACGGAGATGATCTGCGGGTCCGTGTGCTCCCCGAACCCCGTCAAGCCGCAGTCTCCCGGCGCCAGCGGGCATGGCGGGTAGTGGTTCACCCGTACCATCTCGTCGCTGCCTTCCCTCCCCGCCACCATCCTCCGCAGCAGCGCCCTGTCCAAGCCGAGCCCCTCCGCCATCAGCTCCAGAACCCGCCCGCCGACCTCCCTCACCGCCGCCGTGTACTCCTCCAATGCCATCCTGCATGCGCATGCACGGACTCGTTCTTTAGATATCGATTCTTTCTTCAAGTGAAACATGCGTGCACGGAGAGGAACCGGGAACCGGGAATCAACTAATGGTGCTGCTGGGTTGGCTTACCGGAGTGAGGGCGGCAGGGAGGAGCTGGGAACGGAGTTGGAACCGACGGAGAGGAGGAGGTACTCCAGCCACCCGACGTCGCCGTTCGAGCCGATGCTCTTGCTGCCGTAGCCGAAGGGGCGGGCGGCGCCGGACATGTCCAGCTTGTCCTGGGTGGGCAGCGCGAAAAACGCCATCGCGCCGGCCTCCAGAGCTTCGGCAAGGCCCGCCGGCACGCCGTGGTTGGTCGCCCTGAAGAAGCCCACGCTGCGGCACGCGTCCGCCACCGCTGTCGCTGCGCCCGGCGCCGACAGGTCGACGGACGGGATGGCGATCGGTTGGCCCGCATTGGCCTTGGGGTACCGCATCGGCGGGATCTGGTCGATCGAGCTGGGCGCGGTTATCGCAACCATGGCTAGGAAACTCTAAGCTACTGTGCTCCTTTCTGT includes:
- the LOC133929908 gene encoding gibberellin 2-beta-dioxygenase 3-like codes for the protein MVAITAPSSIDQIPPMRYPKANAGQPIAIPSVDLSAPGAATAVADACRSVGFFRATNHGVPAGLAEALEAGAMAFFALPTQDKLDMSGAARPFGYGSKSIGSNGDVGWLEYLLLSVGSNSVPSSSLPPSLRMALEEYTAAVREVGGRVLELMAEGLGLDRALLRRMVAGREGSDEMVRVNHYPPCPLAPGDCGLTGFGEHTDPQIISVLWSNCTAGFQIKLRDGRWAPVPPDPESFFVNVGDSLQVLTNGRFRSVKHRVVAPEGTQSRLSVIYFGGPAPSQRIAPLPQVMLEGEQSLYREFTWGEYKRASYKTRLGDYRLGPFELRAKLPSEPANSADPQLCNSGTCMQQQVAQVY